Genomic window (Streptomyces cadmiisoli):
TCGCCCGCACGAGTAACGTATGGAGTTGATATGGGCGTTTTTGCGCGACTTCTTCGCAGGTCGAAGACCAAGGAGGAGGCGGCGACCGCCGAGGTCCAGGCCGACACCGAGTCGGTACGGTCCGAGGTGGACGAGGCTGGAGAGGCGAAGGGGGCGACCGGGACCGGTGGGACCGACGCGGTGACCGCACAGGACACCGGGGCCGAGCGGGCCGCGGCGGCGGACAACGCCCGGAGCACCACCCCGGAGACCGTCGAGATCCCCCAGCAGCAGTCGGCCGCGAAGACGGCCGACAGTGAGGCCGACGAGGGCGCCCGTCAGTAGAGCGCCCGCGAGGGAAGGTGAACCATGCGTCTCTTGGACAACTTGAAGGCCAAGCTCACGCCGGCCAAGGACAAGTTCTCTCACCTCGCGCAGCAGCACGAGGGCAAGATCCACCACGGTATCGAGAAGGCCGCGAAGGTCGTCGACGAGCGGACCAAGGGCAAGTACAGCGACAAGATCCAGACGAGCTCCGGCAAGGCCAAGGGCGCCATGGAGCGAATCGCACACCGGGACGGCACGGAGCACGGGCACGGCACGACGACACCGCCGGGCCCGCCACCACCGGCCTCCTGAACGGCACACCACGGGCGGCCGCGGAGCACCGTGCTCCCGGCCGTCCGCCGTTTCCCGCGCGAGATGCCTCTACGACCAGGCCGCGACCAGATACCCGACCCCGTACGGGGCGGCCTCGTAGAGCAGTGAGCCCTTGAGCCCGGCGCCCTCGGCGGCGCCCGCGAGCACCTGCCAGGACGCCCGTCCGGACGCCTGCAACTGCCGCGCGAGATCCGGATCCAGCGCCTCGACGGCCGCCAGGTCCGCCGCTCCCAGCGCACGCGCGGCCTCCGCGTCGAAGGGCTCCGCCCGCTCGTCGAGATAACCCGGCGCCTTCAGCGACCGGCACGCGCTGGCGTCACCGACCGCCAGCAGCGCCACCCGCCCGGCCCGCGCGGCCAGATCCTTGCCGAGGCCGGCGCACCGCTCGGGCGGCAGGGTGTCACCGACGCCGATGCCCTCGAGGGGGGCGTCGGCCCAGCCGGTCCGCTCCAGCAGCCACGCCGCGACGGCGAGCGACAGCGGAAGGGCACGCGCCGCGTCGGCGGTCCGCTCCCCGCCGAGCCGTACGTCGACGGGCACGCCGAACCCGCGGAACGAGCCGCCGGTGCCCTCCGGATAGGTCAGATGCGTCCGCGCCCCGCCCGTCGGGTCGGGCCCCACGATCACCAGCCGGTCGGGCCGGGCGGCGGCGAGCAGGCCCAAGGCGTCCGTGCACGCCGCGCGGGCGGCGTCCAGTTCGGGGGCGGCACCCGCGGCGACCTCGGGGACGAGAAGCGGCGGACAGGGGCAGACTGCGGCGGCGACAAGCATGATCGGCAGGTTAGCTCCGGTGGGCGCACCGGGCGACGGCGCAGGGGCGTCCTCGTAGGGCACTTCGTTCGGATGGCCCGGCGGCACACACACCTCGCCGCCCCCGGTACGGGGTACCGGCGGCAGGCATGACACCCGCCACCGGCCGTGGTGCGGGCCGCACGCACGTGTGCGGCCCGATTTCGCGCAGGCGCGTCAGTCGCAGCCGCA
Coding sequences:
- a CDS encoding antitoxin yields the protein MRLLDNLKAKLTPAKDKFSHLAQQHEGKIHHGIEKAAKVVDERTKGKYSDKIQTSSGKAKGAMERIAHRDGTEHGHGTTTPPGPPPPAS
- a CDS encoding class III extradiol dioxygenase subunit B-like domain-containing protein: MLVAAAVCPCPPLLVPEVAAGAAPELDAARAACTDALGLLAAARPDRLVIVGPDPTGGARTHLTYPEGTGGSFRGFGVPVDVRLGGERTADAARALPLSLAVAAWLLERTGWADAPLEGIGVGDTLPPERCAGLGKDLAARAGRVALLAVGDASACRSLKAPGYLDERAEPFDAEAARALGAADLAAVEALDPDLARQLQASGRASWQVLAGAAEGAGLKGSLLYEAAPYGVGYLVAAWS